The proteins below are encoded in one region of Pseudomonas putida S13.1.2:
- the recB gene encoding exodeoxyribonuclease V subunit beta — MTQDRPLALSFPLHGSQLIEASAGTGKTFTISALYLRLILGHGGEQGFERELLPPQILVVTFTDAATKELRERIRARLAEAARFFRGELEGADPLLHQLRDDYPQEAWPRCAGRLEIAVQWMDEAAVSTIHGWCQRMLREHAFDSGSLFTQTLETDHSELLGQVMRDYWRRFCYGMQGDALAWVRGNWGSPDALLPRIRPLFGRVRAQQDGPEPAALIQASLQQRGEQLARLKAPWAQWAEELRQICRDALAAKQVDGRKMQARYFEPWFDKLCAWAGDEQLVELDLGTGFTRLTPAGMAEAWKGEPPEHPGLNAMQSLQQQLQALDSPDAPLLEHAAYWVSARFEVEKRRRAEMGFDDMLVRLQHALASEAGERLASLIREQFPVALIDEFQDTDPVQYGIFERIYQISENRAETGLFMIGDPKQAIYAFRGADIYTYLAARRATSGRLHSLDTNYRSSKAMVAAVNQVFLQAEAREAGRGAFLFREADDNPLPFIEVRAKGRSEQLLIDGEPSAALQCWQLESEEPVSSSVYRQQLAASCASHIVALLNGGQQGTAGFQNAEGELRPCLPSDIAILVRDGHEAQMVRAELAARDVRSVYLSDKDSVFAAQEAHDLLAWLKACAEPDSERLLKAALASLTLGLSLTALDRLNQDERVWEGWVMRFRHYRDTWQRQGVLPMLRHLLHDFQLPRTLVRRSDGERVLTNLLHLAELLQQAAGELDGEQALIRHLAEQLASSGQAGEEQILRLESDEQLVKVVTIHKSKGLEYPLVYLPFICTSKPVDGSRLPLAWHDSEGNAHLTLTPDQQQIERADDERLAEDLRLLYVALTRAQHACWLGVADLKRGNQKSSQLHRSAFGYLLGGGLALAGSEQLAGWLQALASTCPHITCPGLPQADERVYRMPHAERELLPARKPRRAAAEHWWIASYSALRIGDQTLVADSSQAQQLLDDEVADAQLLREVPADSGDIHRFPRGPNPGTFLHGLLEWAGREGFSQVSDNPQLIERTVGQRCNRRDWAGWIPTLSQWMQRLLGEALPLPGSDQGVTLGQLRHYQIEMEFWFASHRVDAEQLDRLVARHTHPGLARPAAQPTVLNGMFKGFIDLAFELDGRYYVTDYKSNWLGVDIQAYDAMAMEKAILEHRYDLQYVLYLLALHRQLRARLPDYDYDRHVGGALFIFLRGASSSGQGVYHTKPPRELIERLDALFRGEHAPAQQDLFAGAVP; from the coding sequence ATGACCCAGGACCGTCCCCTGGCACTGAGTTTCCCCCTGCACGGCAGCCAGCTGATCGAGGCCAGCGCCGGCACGGGCAAGACCTTTACCATTTCGGCGCTGTACCTGCGGCTGATCCTCGGTCACGGTGGTGAGCAGGGCTTCGAACGCGAACTGCTGCCACCGCAGATCCTCGTGGTCACCTTCACTGATGCTGCCACCAAAGAGCTGCGCGAACGCATCCGCGCCCGCCTGGCAGAGGCTGCACGGTTCTTCCGTGGCGAACTGGAAGGCGCCGATCCGCTGTTGCATCAGCTGCGTGACGATTACCCGCAAGAGGCTTGGCCGCGTTGTGCAGGCCGCCTGGAAATCGCCGTGCAGTGGATGGACGAGGCTGCGGTATCGACCATCCACGGCTGGTGCCAGCGCATGCTGCGCGAGCACGCCTTCGACAGCGGCAGCCTGTTCACCCAGACCCTGGAAACCGACCATAGCGAGTTGCTGGGCCAGGTCATGCGCGATTACTGGCGGCGCTTCTGCTATGGCATGCAAGGTGACGCACTGGCCTGGGTACGTGGCAACTGGGGCAGCCCTGACGCTTTGCTGCCACGCATTCGCCCACTGTTCGGCCGCGTACGCGCCCAGCAGGACGGGCCGGAGCCAGCCGCACTGATCCAGGCATCGCTGCAGCAACGTGGCGAACAGTTGGCCCGGCTGAAGGCACCGTGGGCGCAATGGGCGGAGGAACTGCGGCAGATCTGCCGCGATGCGCTGGCCGCCAAGCAGGTCGATGGCCGCAAGATGCAAGCCCGTTACTTCGAGCCCTGGTTCGACAAGCTCTGCGCCTGGGCCGGGGATGAGCAACTGGTGGAGCTCGACCTGGGCACGGGCTTTACCCGCCTGACCCCGGCCGGCATGGCCGAGGCCTGGAAGGGGGAGCCTCCCGAGCACCCGGGCCTGAACGCCATGCAGAGCTTGCAGCAACAATTGCAGGCCTTGGACAGCCCGGATGCCCCGCTGCTCGAGCATGCGGCCTATTGGGTATCCGCGCGTTTCGAAGTGGAGAAGCGCCGGCGTGCCGAAATGGGCTTCGACGACATGCTCGTGCGCTTGCAGCACGCGCTTGCCAGTGAGGCCGGCGAGCGCCTGGCCAGCCTGATCCGCGAGCAGTTTCCGGTAGCGCTGATCGACGAATTCCAGGACACCGACCCGGTTCAGTACGGTATTTTCGAGCGTATCTACCAGATCAGCGAAAACCGCGCAGAAACCGGCCTTTTCATGATCGGCGACCCCAAGCAGGCGATCTATGCCTTCCGGGGCGCCGACATCTACACCTACCTTGCCGCACGGCGCGCCACCAGCGGCCGCCTGCACAGCCTGGATACCAACTACCGGTCCAGCAAGGCCATGGTCGCGGCCGTCAACCAGGTGTTCCTGCAGGCCGAGGCGCGTGAAGCGGGGCGGGGCGCATTCCTGTTCCGCGAGGCCGATGACAACCCGCTGCCATTCATCGAGGTCCGCGCCAAGGGGCGTAGCGAACAGTTGCTGATTGACGGGGAACCCAGTGCAGCCCTGCAGTGCTGGCAGCTGGAGAGCGAGGAGCCAGTCTCCAGCAGTGTCTATCGCCAGCAGCTGGCAGCCAGTTGCGCCAGCCATATCGTTGCCCTGCTCAATGGCGGTCAGCAGGGCACGGCGGGGTTCCAGAACGCCGAAGGCGAATTGCGCCCCTGCCTGCCCTCCGACATCGCCATCCTGGTGCGTGATGGCCATGAAGCGCAGATGGTCCGCGCCGAGCTGGCCGCACGCGATGTGCGCAGTGTGTATTTGTCCGACAAGGACTCGGTGTTCGCCGCCCAAGAGGCCCACGACCTGCTGGCCTGGCTCAAGGCCTGCGCTGAGCCAGACTCGGAGCGCCTGCTCAAGGCCGCACTGGCCAGCCTTACACTGGGCCTGTCGCTGACCGCGCTGGACCGCTTGAACCAGGACGAACGGGTCTGGGAAGGTTGGGTCATGCGTTTTCGTCATTATCGCGATACCTGGCAACGCCAAGGCGTGCTGCCCATGCTGCGGCACCTGCTGCATGACTTCCAGCTGCCGCGCACGCTGGTGCGCCGCAGTGATGGCGAACGTGTACTGACCAACCTGCTGCACCTGGCCGAGCTGCTACAGCAGGCCGCGGGTGAGCTGGACGGTGAACAGGCGTTGATCCGTCACCTCGCCGAACAACTGGCCAGTTCCGGGCAGGCCGGTGAAGAGCAGATCCTGCGTCTGGAGAGCGACGAACAGTTGGTCAAAGTGGTGACCATCCACAAGTCCAAGGGCCTGGAGTATCCCCTGGTCTACCTGCCGTTCATCTGCACCAGCAAACCGGTGGATGGCAGCCGCCTGCCGCTGGCCTGGCATGACAGCGAAGGTAACGCTCACCTCACCCTCACTCCGGACCAGCAACAGATCGAGCGCGCCGACGACGAGCGCCTGGCCGAAGACCTGCGCCTGCTCTACGTAGCCCTCACCCGCGCCCAGCATGCTTGCTGGCTCGGTGTTGCCGACCTCAAGCGCGGCAACCAGAAGAGTTCGCAGCTGCACCGCTCAGCCTTTGGCTACCTGCTGGGTGGCGGCCTTGCCTTGGCGGGCTCGGAGCAGCTTGCAGGCTGGTTGCAGGCGTTGGCGTCAACCTGCCCGCACATCACTTGCCCGGGCCTGCCGCAGGCGGATGAACGCGTGTATCGCATGCCCCACGCCGAACGTGAGCTTTTGCCCGCACGCAAACCGCGCCGCGCGGCAGCCGAGCATTGGTGGATCGCCTCGTACAGCGCCCTGCGCATCGGCGATCAGACGCTCGTTGCCGACAGCTCACAGGCCCAGCAACTGCTGGATGATGAAGTGGCCGATGCCCAGCTGCTGCGCGAGGTCCCGGCCGACAGCGGCGATATCCACCGCTTTCCGCGGGGGCCGAACCCTGGCACTTTCCTGCATGGTTTGCTGGAGTGGGCGGGGCGCGAGGGCTTCAGCCAGGTCAGCGACAACCCTCAGCTGATCGAGCGTACCGTGGGCCAGCGCTGCAACCGCCGTGACTGGGCCGGCTGGATTCCCACCCTCAGCCAGTGGATGCAACGCCTGCTGGGCGAGGCGCTGCCATTGCCGGGCAGCGACCAGGGCGTGACGCTGGGGCAGTTGCGTCATTACCAGATCGAAATGGAGTTCTGGTTCGCCAGCCACCGGGTCGACGCCGAGCAACTCGATCGCCTTGTCGCACGCCACACCCACCCCGGCCTGGCGCGCCCGGCGGCGCAGCCGACCGTGCTCAACGGCATGTTCAAAGGCTTCATCGACCTGGCGTTCGAGCTGGACGGGCGTTACTACGTCACCGACTACAAGTCCAACTGGTTGGGCGTGGATATCCAGGCCTACGACGCCATGGCCATGGAAAAGGCCATTCTGGAGCACCGCTACGATCTGCAGTACGTGTTGTACCTTCTGGCGCTGCACCGCCAGTTGCGCGCTCGCCTGCCGGACTACGACTACGACCGCCATGTTGGCGGTGCCTTGTTCATCTTCCTGCGGGGTGCCAGCAGCAGCGGCCAAGGCGTGTACCACACCAAGCCACCGCGTGAGCTGATCGAACGCCTTGATGCGCTGTTCCGTGGCGAGCATGCGCCGGCACAGCAGGACCTGTTTGCCGGAGCCGTGCCATGA
- the recD gene encoding exodeoxyribonuclease V subunit alpha, translating to MSRNLVDLLPTPLHAEHLLALAPQHDSGDLLQLLDRWVERGWLRALDRAFVSFLEERAPGSDPLLLLAAALASHQLGHGHVCLDLQQTLAEPDFALSLPPEGDALIGPLLLPSQLLANLDLQAWRDRIAASPLVAAGDTPGQQARPLVLSAERLYLRRYWSYERRIDHTLRQRLTQAEAPLADLSGRLAQLFEGGAPAGQVDWQKLACALATRAGFSIITGGPGTGKTTTVVRLLALLQGPAVEQGRPLRIRLAAPTGKAAARLTESIGQQVERLQVSAEVRGQIPTEVSTVHRLLGSRPGSRHFRHHAGNPLPLDVLVVDEASMIDLEMMANLLDALPPRARLVLLGDKDQLASVEAGAVLGDLCRDAEEGYYSPATSAWLEQISGESLAASGLKAGDEQRNPLAQQLVMLRFSRRFGEGSGIGQLARLVNRQDSHAARNLLAAPPADVHSLALKHEQDRAFDRLLLDGLNRGAEGPQGYRSYLRTLGRYRPALDTAFDDPAWEQWAGRVLHSFEDFQLLCAVRRGAWGVEGLNERVARVLHNAGLIDSQQPWYEGRPVLVTRNDYGLGLMNGDIGIALRLPDEHGEPLLRVAFPRNDGSGGVRFVLPSRLNEVETVFAMTVHKSQGSEFSHTALVLPDALNPVLTKELVYTGITRAKHCFSLVEPRQGIFEEAVARKVRRISGLMLEQV from the coding sequence ATGAGCCGAAACCTAGTCGACCTGTTGCCCACCCCGTTGCACGCCGAGCACCTGCTGGCGCTGGCGCCACAGCATGACAGCGGCGACCTGCTGCAACTGCTCGATCGCTGGGTAGAGCGGGGCTGGCTGCGTGCCCTGGACCGCGCCTTCGTCTCGTTCCTCGAAGAGCGCGCCCCCGGTAGCGACCCCTTGCTATTGCTGGCGGCGGCGCTGGCCAGCCACCAATTGGGCCACGGGCATGTCTGCCTGGACCTGCAACAAACCCTGGCCGAGCCCGATTTCGCATTGTCGCTGCCGCCGGAAGGCGACGCCCTGATCGGGCCCTTGCTGCTGCCGTCGCAGTTGCTGGCCAACCTCGACTTGCAGGCCTGGCGCGACCGCATCGCCGCCAGCCCACTGGTGGCCGCAGGCGATACCCCAGGCCAACAAGCGAGGCCACTGGTGCTCAGCGCAGAGCGCCTGTACCTGCGCCGTTACTGGAGCTACGAGCGGCGTATCGACCATACCTTGCGCCAGCGCCTGACCCAGGCCGAAGCGCCGCTGGCCGACCTGTCAGGCCGCCTGGCGCAATTGTTCGAGGGCGGTGCGCCAGCGGGCCAGGTGGACTGGCAGAAGCTCGCCTGTGCGCTGGCTACCCGTGCCGGTTTCAGCATCATCACCGGTGGCCCCGGCACGGGTAAAACCACTACCGTGGTGCGCCTGCTGGCCTTGCTGCAGGGGCCGGCAGTGGAGCAGGGCAGGCCGCTGCGCATCCGCTTGGCCGCGCCGACCGGCAAGGCTGCTGCGCGCCTGACCGAATCGATTGGCCAGCAAGTCGAGCGCTTGCAGGTCAGCGCCGAAGTACGCGGGCAAATTCCTACCGAAGTCAGCACCGTGCACCGTCTGCTCGGCAGCCGGCCCGGCTCGCGGCACTTCCGCCATCATGCGGGCAACCCGCTGCCGCTGGATGTGCTGGTGGTCGACGAAGCGTCGATGATCGACCTGGAAATGATGGCCAACCTGCTCGACGCCCTGCCACCCCGCGCGCGCCTGGTGCTGCTGGGCGACAAGGACCAGCTGGCCTCGGTCGAGGCCGGTGCGGTACTGGGTGACCTGTGCCGGGATGCCGAGGAGGGTTATTACTCGCCGGCGACCTCAGCGTGGCTGGAACAGATCAGTGGCGAGTCGCTGGCCGCCAGCGGCCTCAAGGCCGGTGATGAGCAGCGCAACCCGCTGGCCCAGCAATTGGTGATGCTGCGCTTCTCACGGCGCTTCGGGGAAGGCAGCGGCATTGGTCAGCTGGCGCGGCTGGTCAACCGCCAGGACTCCCATGCAGCGCGTAACCTGCTGGCCGCGCCGCCGGCCGACGTGCACAGCCTTGCCCTCAAGCACGAGCAGGACCGGGCTTTCGACCGCCTGCTGCTCGACGGCCTTAACCGCGGTGCCGAAGGCCCGCAGGGCTACCGCAGCTACCTGCGCACCCTTGGCCGCTACCGGCCTGCACTCGACACCGCATTTGACGACCCCGCCTGGGAGCAATGGGCGGGCAGGGTGCTGCACAGCTTCGAGGACTTCCAGTTGCTGTGTGCGGTACGCCGTGGCGCCTGGGGTGTCGAAGGCCTCAACGAACGGGTGGCGCGGGTACTGCACAATGCCGGGCTGATCGACAGCCAGCAGCCCTGGTACGAAGGCCGCCCGGTGTTGGTAACCCGCAATGACTACGGCTTGGGCCTGATGAACGGTGATATCGGCATCGCTTTGCGCCTGCCGGATGAGCACGGTGAGCCGCTGCTGCGCGTAGCCTTCCCGCGTAACGACGGCAGTGGTGGTGTGCGTTTCGTTCTGCCGAGCCGGCTCAATGAAGTGGAAACGGTATTTGCCATGACCGTACACAAGTCCCAGGGCTCGGAGTTCAGCCACACGGCCCTGGTGCTGCCGGATGCGCTCAACCCGGTGCTGACCAAGGAACTGGTGTACACCGGCATCACCCGGGCCAAGCATTGCTTCAGCCTGGTCGAGCCACGTCAGGGTATTTTCGAAGAAGCGGTGGCGCGCAAGGTGCGGCGTATTTCCGGGTTGATGCTGGAACAGGTCTAG
- a CDS encoding YfiR family protein produces MKVAARRVTSCALSLLLAVLFLCAGPAQADPGTTAAQAQQRAKAVTQVVLGIFSYARWPVEPSPLRLCLVGPTEYADDLIKGHVQESGRPLQVRRLLAEDTQVAQACDAIYIGKLDQGQRDRLFERVSGHPVLSISEANDPCTVGSLFCLRVSDQQVAFDVNLDSVARSGVRIHPSVLQLSRRRAVQP; encoded by the coding sequence ATGAAGGTGGCCGCAAGGCGAGTGACAAGCTGTGCGCTTTCGCTATTGCTGGCCGTCCTGTTCCTTTGCGCAGGCCCTGCCCAGGCAGACCCCGGCACAACCGCCGCCCAGGCGCAGCAACGTGCCAAGGCCGTCACCCAAGTGGTACTCGGCATCTTCAGTTACGCCCGCTGGCCCGTCGAACCTTCACCCTTGCGCTTGTGCCTGGTCGGCCCGACCGAATACGCCGATGACCTGATCAAAGGCCATGTGCAGGAGTCCGGCCGCCCGCTGCAGGTGCGGCGCCTGCTGGCAGAAGACACTCAGGTTGCCCAGGCCTGCGATGCCATTTACATCGGCAAACTTGACCAAGGCCAGCGTGATCGGCTGTTCGAGCGTGTCAGCGGCCATCCGGTACTGAGCATCAGCGAAGCGAACGACCCGTGCACGGTTGGCAGCCTGTTCTGCCTGCGGGTCAGCGACCAGCAGGTGGCCTTTGACGTCAACCTCGACTCGGTGGCGCGTTCCGGGGTACGCATCCACCCCAGTGTGCTGCAATTATCGCGGCGCCGGGCGGTGCAGCCATGA
- a CDS encoding diguanylate cyclase domain-containing protein: MKPTRKHGVRPTLRSVLGRGHLSVALLAVGLAGISLTLLGVLALRVYANHNLHLIARSINYTVEAAVVFDDSAAANESLALIASKEEVAEAKVFNGEGELLAHWQRADTGMLAKLEVQVATALLDEPINLPILHQQQQVGHIELVGQGRSLLLFLLSGLAGILFCTILSALAAQYLSRRLLNDITRPLRGLASVAHAARRERSFDRRVPEAPIAELNELGNDFNALLDELEVWHSHLQNENQTLAHQASHDSLTGLPNRAFFEGRLNRSVRNAARQQDHLALLFLDSDHFKQINDTLGHAVGDEVLISVADRVRAQLREHDLVARLGGDEFAVLLTPLQSREDAELIAEKIVASMKLPVQLDSGRSIATSLSVGIAYYPDDGTDPASLLNAADAAMYQAKRKRRGHWQVAQTERSANEIKNRS, encoded by the coding sequence ATGAAGCCGACCCGCAAGCATGGTGTGCGCCCGACCCTGCGCTCGGTGCTTGGCCGTGGCCACCTCAGCGTTGCCTTGCTCGCCGTGGGCCTGGCCGGTATTTCACTCACCCTGTTGGGCGTGCTCGCCCTGCGCGTCTACGCCAACCACAACCTGCACCTGATCGCCCGTTCGATCAACTACACCGTGGAAGCGGCAGTGGTATTCGACGACAGTGCCGCAGCCAATGAATCGCTGGCACTGATCGCCAGTAAAGAGGAAGTGGCCGAGGCCAAGGTCTTCAACGGCGAAGGCGAGCTGCTGGCGCACTGGCAACGCGCCGATACTGGCATGCTCGCCAAGCTTGAAGTGCAGGTTGCCACTGCCTTGCTGGATGAGCCGATCAACCTGCCGATCCTGCACCAGCAACAGCAGGTCGGGCACATCGAGCTGGTCGGCCAGGGCCGTAGCCTGTTGCTGTTTTTGCTCAGCGGCCTGGCTGGCATCCTGTTCTGCACGATTCTCAGCGCCTTGGCGGCCCAGTATCTGTCACGGCGCCTGCTCAACGACATCACCCGCCCGCTACGTGGCCTGGCCAGTGTCGCCCACGCCGCTCGCCGCGAGCGCAGTTTCGACCGCCGTGTGCCGGAGGCGCCGATTGCCGAACTCAACGAACTGGGCAACGACTTCAACGCCCTGCTCGACGAACTCGAGGTATGGCACAGCCACCTGCAGAACGAAAACCAGACCCTGGCCCACCAGGCCAGCCACGACAGCCTGACCGGCCTGCCCAACCGCGCTTTCTTCGAAGGGCGCCTGAACCGCAGCGTGCGTAACGCTGCGCGGCAGCAGGACCACCTGGCGCTGCTGTTCCTCGACAGCGACCACTTCAAGCAGATCAACGACACCCTCGGCCATGCCGTGGGTGACGAAGTACTGATCAGCGTGGCCGACCGTGTGCGTGCCCAACTGCGCGAGCACGACCTGGTGGCACGCCTGGGCGGTGATGAGTTCGCGGTACTGCTCACACCTTTGCAGTCGCGCGAGGACGCCGAGCTCATCGCCGAGAAGATTGTTGCCAGCATGAAGCTGCCCGTGCAGCTGGACAGTGGCCGCAGTATCGCCACCTCACTGAGTGTCGGTATTGCCTATTACCCGGATGACGGCACTGACCCCGCCAGTCTTCTGAATGCCGCCGATGCGGCGATGTACCAGGCCAAGCGCAAACGCCGAGGCCATTGGCAAGTGGCGCAGACGGAACGGTCCGCCAATGAAATCAAGAACAGGAGTTGA
- a CDS encoding OmpA family protein, with the protein MIHAIRFPLWALLLAVLALTGCQSAPPKGLTPEQIAVLKREGFTPTDEGWAYDLSGKVLFGSDLDGLNGPSQAIVERIGKALLGVGIQGVRVDGHADSSGKAAYNQQLSERRAQSVTRALVGVGMQAQNIQSRGLGSSQPVADNRTSAGRTENRRVSIVVASY; encoded by the coding sequence GTGATACACGCTATACGTTTTCCCCTTTGGGCCTTGTTGCTCGCCGTGCTGGCGCTGACCGGTTGCCAGAGCGCACCCCCAAAGGGCCTGACCCCCGAACAGATTGCCGTACTCAAGCGCGAAGGCTTTACCCCAACCGATGAAGGCTGGGCCTACGACTTGTCTGGCAAAGTGCTGTTCGGCAGCGACCTGGATGGCCTTAACGGCCCGAGCCAGGCGATTGTCGAGCGCATTGGCAAGGCGCTGCTTGGCGTTGGCATCCAGGGTGTACGGGTGGACGGGCATGCCGATTCGTCGGGCAAGGCGGCGTACAACCAGCAGCTGTCCGAACGCCGTGCGCAGAGCGTGACCAGGGCGCTGGTAGGGGTTGGCATGCAGGCGCAGAATATCCAGAGCCGTGGCCTGGGTAGCAGCCAGCCGGTGGCGGACAACCGCACCAGTGCCGGGCGTACCGAGAACCGTCGGGTGTCGATAGTGGTGGCGTCCTACTGA
- a CDS encoding LysR family transcriptional regulator: MQKDLTSLSALNWDDLKFFLEVARTRKASSAAKRLSVDYTTVSRRISSLEGALGTLLFEKSRTNGFVLTAEGQRLLGYAESIESTLHMACEQVSGSGVALSGHVRMGCTEGFGSFFVTPQLSHFVDAYPAISVDILPLPHFISLSKREADIVIALERPEHGPYVCCKLCDYRLRLYATQDYLDSHTPIRQVADLARHPFISYVDDLAFSSELLYLANLIPGASAHLRSTSVIAQYTAALQGRGLAILPCFLAAQDPRLVTVLPEEIEVTRQFWMYCREDLRKLKRITLLWDYIRGVTEANAPLLMGETREMRFAQE; the protein is encoded by the coding sequence ATGCAAAAAGACCTCACATCCCTGAGCGCGCTCAACTGGGACGACCTGAAGTTTTTCCTCGAAGTGGCGCGCACCCGCAAAGCCAGCAGCGCCGCCAAACGCCTGAGCGTGGACTACACCACGGTGTCGCGGCGCATCAGCTCGCTGGAAGGGGCGCTGGGCACGTTGCTGTTCGAAAAATCGCGGACCAACGGCTTTGTCCTCACCGCCGAGGGCCAACGCTTGCTCGGCTATGCCGAGTCGATCGAAAGCACGCTGCACATGGCGTGCGAGCAGGTGTCCGGGTCGGGCGTAGCGTTGTCGGGGCATGTACGCATGGGCTGCACCGAGGGCTTCGGCAGCTTTTTCGTGACCCCGCAACTAAGCCACTTCGTCGATGCCTACCCGGCGATTTCTGTGGATATCCTTCCGCTGCCGCACTTCATCAGCCTGTCCAAGCGCGAGGCGGACATCGTCATTGCATTGGAGCGGCCGGAGCATGGGCCTTATGTGTGCTGCAAGCTGTGCGATTACCGCTTGCGGCTGTACGCAACCCAGGATTACCTGGACAGCCACACCCCGATCCGCCAGGTGGCCGACCTGGCCAGGCACCCGTTCATCAGTTACGTGGACGACCTGGCGTTCAGTTCGGAGCTTTTGTACCTGGCCAACCTGATTCCCGGCGCCAGCGCGCACTTGCGCAGTACCAGCGTCATTGCCCAGTACACGGCCGCACTGCAGGGGCGTGGGTTGGCGATACTGCCGTGTTTCCTTGCGGCGCAAGACCCGCGACTGGTGACGGTGCTGCCGGAGGAGATCGAGGTGACGCGGCAATTCTGGATGTATTGCCGGGAGGATTTGCGCAAGTTGAAGCGGATTACCCTGTTGTGGGATTACATCCGTGGGGTGACCGAGGCGAATGCGCCGTTGTTGATGGGGGAAACCCGCGAGATGCGCTTTGCCCAGGAATAA
- a CDS encoding CoA-acylating methylmalonate-semialdehyde dehydrogenase encodes MNAPQSPNSTRIEQVKLLIDGQWVESKTTEWRDIVNPATQEVLARVPFATVEEVDAAVAAAHRAFQTWRNTPIGARMRIMLKLQALIREHTKRIAQVLSAEQGKTLADAEGDIFRGLEVVEHAASIGTLQMGEFAENVAGGVDTYTLRQPIGVCAGITPFNFPAMIPLWMFPMAIVCGNTFVLKPSEQDPLSTMLLVELALEAGVPAGVLNVVHGGKQVVDAICTHQDIKAISFVGSTEVGTHVYNLGSQHGKRVQSMMGAKNHAVVLPDANRTQTVNALVGAAFGAAGQRCMATSVAVLVGKAREWLPDIKDAASKLKVNAGCEPGTDVGPVVSKRAKERVLGLIESGIKEGAKLELDGREVTVPGYEQGNFVGPTLFSGVKTDMQVYTQEIFGPVLVTLEVDTLDEAIALVNANPFGNGTGLFTQSGAAARKFQSEIDIGQVGINIPIPVPVPFFSFTGSRGSKLGDLGPYGKQVVQFYTQTKTVTARWFDDDSVNDGVNTTISLR; translated from the coding sequence ATGAACGCACCGCAGTCCCCTAACAGCACCAGGATCGAGCAGGTGAAGCTGCTGATCGACGGCCAGTGGGTCGAATCGAAAACTACCGAATGGCGCGACATCGTCAACCCGGCCACCCAAGAGGTGCTGGCGCGCGTGCCGTTCGCCACTGTCGAGGAAGTCGACGCTGCTGTGGCCGCTGCCCACCGCGCCTTCCAGACCTGGCGAAATACCCCGATCGGCGCGCGCATGCGCATCATGCTCAAGCTGCAGGCGCTGATCCGCGAACACACCAAACGCATTGCCCAGGTGCTCAGCGCCGAGCAGGGCAAAACCCTGGCCGATGCTGAAGGCGATATCTTCCGCGGCCTGGAAGTGGTCGAGCACGCCGCGTCCATTGGCACCCTGCAAATGGGCGAGTTCGCCGAGAACGTCGCGGGCGGTGTCGATACCTACACCCTGCGCCAGCCAATCGGCGTATGCGCCGGTATCACCCCGTTCAACTTCCCGGCAATGATCCCGCTGTGGATGTTCCCCATGGCCATCGTCTGCGGCAACACCTTCGTGCTCAAACCGTCCGAGCAGGATCCGCTGTCGACCATGCTGCTGGTCGAGCTGGCGCTGGAAGCCGGCGTACCGGCGGGCGTGCTCAACGTAGTGCACGGTGGCAAGCAAGTGGTGGACGCCATCTGCACGCACCAGGACATCAAGGCCATTTCCTTCGTCGGCTCTACTGAAGTCGGGACCCACGTGTACAACCTTGGCAGCCAGCACGGCAAGCGCGTGCAGTCGATGATGGGCGCCAAGAACCACGCGGTGGTGCTGCCCGATGCCAACCGCACGCAAACCGTCAACGCCCTGGTCGGCGCCGCCTTCGGCGCGGCGGGCCAGCGCTGCATGGCCACCTCGGTGGCGGTGCTGGTGGGCAAGGCCCGTGAGTGGCTGCCCGACATCAAGGACGCGGCGAGCAAGCTCAAGGTCAATGCCGGCTGCGAACCGGGCACCGACGTGGGCCCGGTGGTTTCCAAGCGCGCCAAGGAGCGTGTGCTGGGCCTGATCGAAAGCGGCATCAAGGAAGGCGCCAAGCTGGAACTCGACGGCCGCGAGGTCACTGTGCCGGGTTACGAGCAAGGCAACTTCGTTGGCCCAACCCTGTTCTCGGGCGTGAAGACCGACATGCAGGTGTATACCCAGGAAATCTTCGGCCCGGTGCTGGTAACCCTGGAGGTCGATACCCTCGATGAGGCCATCGCGCTGGTCAACGCCAACCCGTTCGGTAATGGCACCGGCCTGTTCACCCAGAGCGGCGCCGCGGCGCGCAAGTTCCAGAGCGAAATCGATATCGGCCAGGTCGGCATCAACATCCCGATCCCTGTACCGGTCCCGTTCTTCAGCTTCACCGGCTCCCGTGGCTCCAAGCTCGGCGACCTCGGCCCGTACGGCAAGCAAGTGGTGCAGTTCTACACTCAGACCAAGACCGTCACCGCCCGCTGGTTCGATGACGACAGCGTCAATGACGGTGTGAACACCACCATCAGCCTGCGCTAA